The Gouania willdenowi chromosome 3, fGouWil2.1, whole genome shotgun sequence genome includes the window aatgttttcttcAAAAGGCTCACCTCAAGCAACACATGAtagtccacacaggagagaaaccgtttcaatgtgatgtttgtaagaAATGTTTTTCCCGTAAGGATTACCTGCCGTCACACATgaaaatccacacaggagaaaaactgttcagatgtgatgtttgtagtcaatgtttttttttttaaagctgccctgcagttacacatgaaaatccacacaggagaaaaaccatttaaatgtgatatttgtagaaaatgttttatttttaaagctgccctgcagttacacatgaaaatccacacaggagaaaaaccatttaaatgtgatgtttgtagtaaatgttttgctCGTAAGAATTCCCTGCAGTCACATGTGAGAATTCACAGAgaagagaaaccattcaaaggTGATGTTTGACAAAGGAATTGTTTTAAACAAAAGTCTGAACTAAAGGTCCACAACAGAGTCCACACATAAGAAAAGACTTTCAAATGTGATGTgtgtagtaaatatttttttattagttcaTTGTTTGTAGTTGTTTATTTAGTGACGTAGATTTAGGTATAGTTGAAGATTGAAGTGTAGTTCGAGTTTTGTAAGTCAGTTTTTTTAAGTAAGTTAACATAACAAAATTTTTAGTTAGGCATTTAGTATTtacaattgatttattttgtgtaatttttttaatgtttttgtgtaaatagtTTTACCTTTGAATATTAAAGCCTCATCTGTGctacattaaaaatgtttgctgtttattAAAGAATTTACACTTCtgtaattattttatgttgattaaattgcacaaaattataGTAGAAATGTTGGGATCTATTGGAAAGCAGCGAGAAAACTACATGGGTCTAGTGGTCTACGTGTGTAAAAATCTGaatatctttatatatatatatatatatataaagtaatgatggaaaaatttacaaaacaaaaatttccaaaagcacatgaaacgaccacaaattattcaaaacacatgaagcaacataaacacacataaaatgGCATATTAATATATGAAATgactaacaaaaaaatacaaaccaacAACGAAAACACCatcgactccaaaaacacatacaatggcaacaaaagtagacaaaataagtctaaacacaaaattactttaaaaaacacacaaacatttgttcTGTCCTTTATTAAtcgattggtcattattctaaacgcaGACCTGAATGTTTTTAACGTGGTCCTCGGATCAGATTATGACATTTCTGTGTTAGTGTTACTACTACTGCCCTCAAGTGGTTAGTTTTGACATTACAATGGTCTAAATCATAGACCATTCTGTTATAGTTGTACATAGGTATAGTGGAATTAACCTATTAAAGGccagatacaaatacatttataattggCTTTTGAACCACTAAAACTTACCTTGGAGAGCACTAACAGTAAATGTTACATTGATTGTTGATGACATTCTGTTCCTAACAAGTATCAAACCagaatttttgaaattataaGTAAATCAGTAAATAAGACATAGATGAAAGTTGACATGgcaatgttttaaaaaacaagacTAGACACAAATTAATCTACATAAGATTAACACTTCATAGTAAACAACTTCAATGGGCTTTAAACACTATGACACTAAAGGAAGACTGTCAGGGACCGAGGGTCAAAGTAGGAAACACACCAAAGCAATTCACGTTGACGGCTTTTATTTAGccaaaaaatagtcaaaaataaccaaataaatgaGGCCAAAGTAACCAAATGTTAACAGAAGGAACAAACTGAACATGACACAACCCAACAGACCTCCCAAATGACACACAGGGAACATTTAAGCTGGGTGATCAGACCAAACATGAAGGGGGTGACTAGACTGACACATTACAGACATAATTAGATACATAAATCGGTAAGTAAAttacctaaatctaaataaGCAAATAAGATTTGGCAAGTAAAATACATTGACAAATAATATTAGCAAATTatgtataaactgtaaataatatcAACTTAAATTGACATCCCAGATCTCCCTCATGTCCTGCCACGGTTCAGGCCATAGGGGTGGAGCCTGGAAGTTACACCCTGGAGCTGAATGAGTGACAGCTCTCCAGTGTGTGGGCGTGGTCAGCCCTCACAAAGACATCTGAGtgttatttgtcatttattttgctCTCACAATAGTTGGCTCAAAGTTTCTTCCCAAATTGACAATTTCTTCTGGAAACTTCAGAATATCTTCCAtgttataaaacacaaaacttaaGATACTAAAGATAATGATGAGGGTACAGAGAGTGGGAGTTGATGGTACCAGCCCATGCAGGAGTTGAGGGAAATGAAAAATCAGACTCAACAGCGAAACGAGCGTTGGAatagaaaaggaaaaaacagtaatattcatttgaaaaaggtgaaaataaGTCATTGATAAGAGAAACGGTGAGAAGTTGATGGCAGAAAGTGTGGGACACAGATTCTAAAGGGGGGACAGTACCACAACATTCAGAACTCTGTCTTTGTGACAGTTTTCAAAGGCAAATGTAGAAGAGATGAGGATATGAATTCAATATTAAAATTAGGACACAGGACTGAAATCAACCCTCAATGGGTAAAAGTCAGACAGATATATGtgatgtttacaaggtcagtaaAAATGTTGAACATGTTATCATGAAGTATGAATAGTAAGTATGAAAGGTAAAGAAAGAATTAAAAAACTGAATATATTACTTCCAGCACCCATGGAGACTAAAAGGGATATTTGGAAGAGGGGAAAATGACAGAATGCCTTAAAACTATTTTATACTCCTTAAAAGTAACAAGACTGTGAAAAAGAATATgagaagtttatttatttatttattttttgttaaattgaagTACATGGCACCACGATTTACCCTCTCTAATACAGTAGGTGGTGATAttcacctattcaagttggttgtaACACGCCAATAatcaagaaagaagaagaagaactgctGAATTAgagcagtagaagaagaaacagcGGAAAATAACAACATGTGTCTCTGAGTCTAATATAGAATGTTATTCATATCCAGCCTACAGACGGAGTCAGGCCACACTATAATAGAGCCTTAAAGCTCCAGTGGAAGGTGAGAGAGCACAACACGGTGTCAGAAGACGGAGTTACAGAGACACGGAGAGGCTGGAGCAGAGTGCTAAccgagctagcagaggagctagcacCATGGAGCAGTTCAAAGCACCGTCACCACTGTCTCTCACCGGTAACCCTGCTGATAACTGGCACAGCTGGGAACAAAGCTTTCGGCGGTATATAGCGGCCTCAGGGGAGAAAGATGAAcaagtaaagattgacattttACTCCACACCATCGGCGAGGATGCACTGGAAGTGTACAACACACTGACTGTTAGAGCTGAGGGAGATGAACTGACAATGGAGGATGtttttcaagcctttaaagatcACTGCAGTTCacagaaaaatgttgtttttgaaaGATATCAATATTGGTCCCATCAGATGACAGCAGGGACATCAGTAAACAGACTCATAACAGAGCTGAGACAGAGAAGCAAAGACTGTGAGTTTGGAATAAGTGAGCATGACATGCTGAGAGATAAACTTGTGTTAAGCATCACAGACTCTCACCTAAAAAAGAGACTGATACAGGAAAGAGGTCTAACGTTACACAGAGCAATAGAAATATGCAGAGCAACAGAGCAAGAAAAGACTGAACATGGAGTGCAAGAAGTTCCAGTGGATATTGAACTGGAAATTATCCTTCCTGACAAGAGTCTCCATCATAACACCAGTAGACAATTAGGTTCCCAATCTGTTCCAAATACAGATCAAACAGAAAAACTTGTGCTGGCTGCCTTCACGCCCAATGTTCATCTGCACAGATTACAGCTCCAGCAGCCGTCAATcactgattgtgttttcagtgagaggaagaatgtggagcagctgctcccagagcgtctccacataaaggaggaaccagagatgctcagtgaaggtcaggaggaaaagcagctttatgtgcagcaggagacaaacagtgctgcttgtcctgttaaatgtgaagatgaagaggagaagtctcaggcctcccagctacactggagacaactaacagaaatcaacataaaggaggaaccttcaacctgcactttagatgaattaatgaaaatacaaagtgtGGGAATTAACAGCAAAGGACCAGAAGCAGCTCAGAACCCAGATCCAAGCAGTTTAGTACCacaaggtcctgatggaacaGAAACAGACTCGCCTCAGGCTGAAGATagtagtgatgatgatgatgatgatgatgaagatgatgatgatgataaaggctgttggcagaaacctctgtcagtgtctgaaactgaagctgactttgactccaccaggaaaaagagaaagatgtcTGACTCAAGTAAAAATGCTGAAATAGGAAATAAATCTTCCAAAACGCAGATTagttcatttcaacagatttctTCAAAAAATAAGATTCAGGTAAAAATGACATCTGAATGTGTGGGTGGTGAGAAAGCATCACTCAGTGCATCTTCAAAACAGAGAatccacactggagagaaaccatttaaatgtgatgtttgtagtaaatgttttacccgAAAGTATTACCTGCAgttacacatgagaatccacacaggagaacaaccatttgaatgtgatgtttgtaagaAATGTTTTACCCGTAAGTATTACCTGCAgttacacatgagaatccacacaggagaacaaccatttaaatgtgatgtttgtaagaAATGTTTTACCCGTAAGTatcacctgcagtcacacatgagaatccacacaggagaacaaccatttgaatgtgatgtttgtaagaAATGTTTTACCCGTAAGTATTgcctgcagtcacacatgagaatccacacaggagaacaaccatttaaatgtgatgtttgtaagaAATGTTTTACCCGTAAGTatcacctgcagtcacacatgagaatccacacaggagaacaaccatttaaatgtgaattttgtagtaaatgttttcttcAAAGGTCTCACCTTAAGCAACACATGAtagtccacacaggagagaaaccattccaaTGTGATgtatgtagtaaatgttttaaccgTAAGGTCTGTCTTAAggtacacatgagaatccacacaggagaaaaaccatttaaatgtgatctttgtagaaaatgttttatttttaaagctgtcCTGCAGTCACACAGGAGAACCCACACTGGggaaaaaccattcaaatgtgatgtttgtaagaAATGTTTTTCCCGTAAGGATTACTTGCAGTCACACATgaaaatccacacaggagaaaaaacatttaaatgtgatgtttgtagtaaatgtttcaaCTTTAAACTCACCTGTATGAGACACATgaaaatccacacaggagaaaaactgttcagatgtgatgtttgtagtaaatgttttgctCGTAAGGATTACCTGCAGTCACATGTGAGAATTCACAAAgaagagaaaccattcaaaggTGATGTTTGACAAAGGAATTGTTTTAAACAAAAGTCTGAACTAAAGGTCCACAACAGAGTCCACACAAGAAAAGACTTTAAATGTGATGTGTGTAGTAAATATTTTCTTATTAGTtcattgtttttagttgtttatttaGTGACGTAGATTTAGTTGAAGATTGAAGTGTAGTTCGAGTTTTgtaagtcagttttttttttttttttttaaagtaaattgaCAACGGAATTTTCACAGAATTTTTAGTTGGGCATTTAgtttttacagttgatttattttgtgtaatttaatgtttttgtgtaaatagtTTTACCTTTGAATATTAAAGCCTCATCTGtgctacattaaaaaaagtttcctgtttattaaataatttacacttctgtaattatttt containing:
- the LOC114480540 gene encoding gastrula zinc finger protein XlCGF26.1-like, whose amino-acid sequence is MKIQSVGINSKGPEAAQNPDPSSLVPQGPDGTETDSPQAEDSSDDDDDDDEDDDDDKGCWQKPLSVSETEADFDSTRKKRKMSDSSKNAEIGNKSSKTQISSFQQISSKNKIQVKMTSECVGGEKASLSASSKQRIHTGEKPFKCDVCSKCFTRKYYLQLHMRIHTGEQPFECDVCKKCFTRKYYLQLHMRIHTGEQPFKCDVCKKCFTRKYHLQSHMRIHTGEQPFECDVCKKCFTRKYCLQSHMRIHTGEQPFKCDVCKKCFTRKYHLQSHMRIHTGEQPFKCEFCSKCFLQRSHLKQHMIVHTGEKPFQCDVCKKCFSRKDYLQSHMKIHTGEKTFKCDVCSKCFNFKLTCMRHMKIHTGEKLFRCDVCSKCFARKDYLQSHVRIHKEEKPFKGDV